One region of Nitrospinaceae bacterium genomic DNA includes:
- a CDS encoding toluene tolerance protein, producing MKSERSILNLILATVALFVFSAPQAIMAGETQVTKDLKQTIDQVIEIVNDEKLKQDPKARRELLRDTINERFNYNQMAVRALAENWNPRTPEERKEFTEMFQKLLERSYAKKIETFGSGKVDYKDEVIKGKYAMVKTTVEQRGKSVSLDYKLIQENGEWKVYDFVVKGVSVIRNYRNQFSKTLKNQSFSELMKKMEATEEENTI from the coding sequence ATGAAAAGTGAGCGAAGCATATTAAATTTGATTCTGGCTACTGTGGCCCTTTTTGTGTTTTCAGCCCCGCAAGCGATCATGGCTGGTGAAACTCAGGTCACCAAAGATTTGAAACAAACGATCGATCAGGTCATTGAGATTGTCAATGACGAGAAGCTGAAACAGGATCCGAAAGCCCGGCGGGAACTTCTTCGCGACACCATTAACGAACGTTTCAATTACAATCAAATGGCCGTTCGGGCGCTTGCTGAAAACTGGAACCCCAGAACCCCCGAAGAGAGGAAAGAGTTCACCGAAATGTTCCAGAAGCTTTTGGAACGTTCTTACGCTAAAAAAATTGAAACCTTTGGCAGTGGAAAAGTGGACTACAAAGATGAAGTGATTAAAGGCAAGTACGCGATGGTGAAGACCACCGTGGAACAACGAGGGAAATCCGTCAGCCTGGATTATAAATTGATTCAGGAAAATGGCGAGTGGAAAGTCTATGACTTTGTGGTCAAGGGAGTCAGTGTGATCCGTAATTACCGCAACCAGTTTTCGAAAACGCTCAAAAATCAATCCTTCAGCGAACTAATGAAGAAAATGG